Proteins encoded by one window of Synechococcus sp. WH 7805:
- a CDS encoding phage holin family protein, with amino-acid sequence MGTLAWLLQWPVRAVVLLVVAALPLGVEVANFGTALWAAVLIGLLGTLLILPLKLLLGPLWVVTSLGGLIFPVSFLFNWLIATILFALASWLIDGFTLKRGFFSALLGAGVYSLIGTVAVRALLGPGA; translated from the coding sequence ATGGGAACCCTCGCCTGGCTGCTCCAATGGCCCGTGAGAGCTGTGGTGCTGCTGGTGGTGGCAGCTCTGCCTCTCGGTGTTGAAGTGGCCAATTTCGGCACAGCGTTGTGGGCCGCAGTGCTGATCGGCTTGCTGGGGACGTTGCTGATCCTGCCCTTGAAACTGCTGCTGGGGCCGCTGTGGGTGGTGACGTCCCTGGGCGGTTTGATTTTTCCTGTGTCGTTCCTGTTCAACTGGTTGATCGCCACCATCCTGTTCGCCCTGGCGAGTTGGCTGATCGATGGATTCACCCTCAAGCGCGGATTCTTCAGTGCCCTTCTCGGCGCTGGGGTGTACAGCCTGATCGGCACCGTGGCGGTGCGGGCTTTGTTGGGGCCTGGTGCGTAG
- the uvrB gene encoding excinuclease ABC subunit UvrB — MPAFDLTAPYSPKGDQPTAIKQLVARVNDGQRYQTLLGATGTGKTFTMANVIAQTGRPALVLAHNKTLAAQLCNELREFFPHNAVEYFISYYDYYQPEAYVPVSDTYIAKTASINEEIDMLRHSATRSLFERRDVIVVASISCIYGLGIPSEYLKAAVKFEVGETLNIRGQLRELVNNQYSRNDTEIARGRFRMKGDVLEIGPAYEDRLVRVELFGDEVEAIRYVDPTTGEILQSLETINIYPAKHFVTPKDRLDTAVQAIRSELNERLDFLNAEGKLLEAQRLEQRTKYDLEMLGQVGYCNGVENYARHLAGREPGSAPECLIDYFPDDWLLIVDESHVTCSQLQAMYNGDQARKKVLIDHGFRLPSAADNRPLKGEEFWTKARQTVFVSATPGNWELEVSGDEVAQQVIRPTGVLDPIVEVRPTNGQVDDLLGEIRDRASKQQRVLVTTLTKRMAEDLTDYLAENDVRVRYLHSEIHSIERIEIIQDLRLGEYDVLVGVNLLREGLDLPEVSLVAILDADKEGFLRAERSLIQTIGRAARHVEGKALLYGDNLTDSMAKAISETERRRSIQQAYNEKHGIVPTAAGKKASNSILSFLELSRKLKTDGPDADLVKVASKAVEALEDDADGMTLDALPELIDQLELKMKDAAKKLDFEEAANLRDRIKRLRQKLVGQN, encoded by the coding sequence ATGCCCGCCTTCGACCTCACAGCTCCCTACAGCCCCAAGGGTGATCAGCCGACGGCGATCAAGCAGCTGGTGGCGAGGGTGAATGACGGGCAGCGTTATCAGACTCTGCTGGGCGCGACGGGCACGGGCAAAACGTTCACGATGGCCAATGTGATTGCCCAAACCGGCCGGCCGGCACTGGTGTTGGCCCACAACAAAACCCTGGCGGCCCAGCTCTGCAACGAGTTGAGGGAGTTTTTCCCTCACAACGCCGTGGAATATTTCATCTCCTACTACGACTACTACCAGCCGGAGGCTTACGTTCCGGTGAGCGACACCTATATCGCCAAAACGGCATCGATCAATGAAGAGATCGATATGCTGCGCCACTCGGCAACGCGGTCGTTGTTTGAACGGCGCGATGTGATTGTGGTGGCCTCGATCAGCTGCATCTACGGGCTGGGAATACCGAGTGAATACCTCAAGGCTGCTGTGAAGTTTGAGGTGGGCGAGACGCTGAACATCCGCGGTCAGTTGCGGGAGCTGGTTAATAACCAGTACAGCCGCAACGACACTGAAATTGCCCGTGGTCGCTTCCGCATGAAGGGCGATGTGCTGGAAATCGGCCCCGCCTATGAAGACCGGCTGGTGCGGGTGGAGCTGTTTGGCGATGAGGTGGAGGCGATCCGCTATGTAGATCCCACCACCGGGGAGATTCTTCAGAGCCTGGAGACGATCAACATCTATCCGGCCAAACACTTTGTGACCCCCAAAGACCGCCTGGACACTGCGGTTCAGGCGATCCGCTCGGAGCTCAACGAACGTCTGGATTTTTTGAATGCCGAGGGCAAGCTGCTGGAGGCTCAACGGCTTGAGCAACGCACGAAGTACGACCTGGAGATGCTGGGGCAAGTGGGGTACTGCAATGGCGTGGAGAACTACGCCCGCCATCTGGCCGGTCGTGAGCCGGGCTCAGCACCGGAATGCCTGATTGATTATTTCCCCGACGATTGGCTGTTGATCGTGGATGAAAGCCATGTGACTTGCTCCCAGTTGCAGGCGATGTACAACGGCGACCAGGCCCGCAAGAAAGTTCTGATTGACCATGGCTTCCGCCTGCCCAGTGCAGCGGATAATCGCCCGTTGAAGGGGGAAGAGTTTTGGACGAAGGCACGCCAGACCGTGTTTGTGAGTGCTACGCCGGGGAACTGGGAGTTGGAGGTAAGCGGCGATGAGGTGGCTCAGCAGGTGATCCGGCCCACCGGCGTGCTCGATCCGATCGTGGAGGTGCGGCCCACTAACGGCCAGGTGGATGATCTGCTCGGGGAGATCCGTGACCGGGCCAGCAAACAGCAACGGGTGCTGGTGACGACCCTCACCAAGCGGATGGCGGAGGATCTCACCGACTATTTGGCGGAGAACGACGTGCGGGTGCGCTATCTGCACTCGGAGATTCACTCCATCGAGCGCATCGAGATCATCCAGGACCTGCGTTTGGGTGAATACGACGTGCTGGTGGGGGTGAACCTGTTGCGGGAGGGCCTGGACCTACCGGAAGTGAGTCTGGTGGCGATTCTCGATGCGGATAAGGAGGGCTTTTTGCGGGCTGAGCGGTCGTTAATTCAGACCATCGGCCGGGCGGCGCGCCACGTGGAGGGTAAGGCGCTGCTTTACGGAGACAATCTCACTGATTCGATGGCCAAGGCGATCAGCGAAACCGAGCGCCGACGCAGCATCCAGCAGGCCTACAACGAGAAGCACGGCATTGTGCCGACGGCTGCGGGCAAGAAGGCCAGTAATTCGATCCTCAGTTTCTTGGAGCTGAGCCGCAAGCTCAAGACTGACGGCCCGGATGCCGATCTAGTGAAGGTGGCCAGCAAGGCGGTGGAAGCTCTTGAGGACGATGCCGATGGCATGACTTTGGATGCCTTACCGGAGCTGATCGATCAGTTGGAGCTGAAGATGAAGGACGCAGCCAAGAAGCTCGACTTCGAAGAGGCGGCGAACTTGCGGGATCGCATCAAGCGGCTGCGTCAGAAGCTGGTGGGTCAAAATTAA
- a CDS encoding DUF561 domain-containing protein, which yields MTRLSLLSAALRRSLDQRSTLKVIAGLMNFDAASVARVSRAAGLGGADLIDVACDPELVALALEVSGGVPVCVSSVEPEQFPAAVAAGAAMVEIGNYDAFYPKGRVFGAEEVLELTRRTRALLPDVVMSVTVPHILPMDQQEQLAVELVAAGADLIQTEGGTSAKPFSAGSLGLIEKAAPTLAAAHSISAALQQAGLRAPVLCASGLSAVTVSMAIAAGASGVGVGSAVNRLSDELAMVAVVRSLREALTASPATSRV from the coding sequence ATGACCCGCCTTTCACTGCTGTCTGCCGCTCTTCGCCGCAGCCTGGACCAGCGGTCCACGCTCAAAGTGATCGCTGGCTTGATGAACTTTGATGCGGCCTCGGTGGCCCGCGTGTCCCGCGCCGCGGGGCTGGGCGGGGCTGATCTGATCGATGTGGCCTGTGATCCAGAGCTGGTGGCGCTGGCATTGGAGGTGTCTGGTGGCGTGCCGGTGTGTGTGTCATCGGTGGAACCTGAGCAGTTCCCGGCTGCAGTGGCCGCCGGTGCGGCGATGGTGGAAATCGGCAATTACGACGCCTTCTATCCCAAGGGTCGGGTCTTCGGTGCCGAGGAGGTTCTGGAGCTCACCCGCCGCACCCGCGCCCTGCTTCCAGATGTCGTGATGAGCGTGACGGTGCCCCACATCCTGCCGATGGATCAGCAGGAACAGCTGGCAGTGGAGCTGGTAGCCGCCGGCGCAGATCTGATCCAAACCGAAGGCGGTACCAGCGCCAAGCCCTTCAGTGCCGGCAGCCTTGGCTTGATTGAAAAGGCCGCACCCACCCTGGCTGCTGCCCACAGCATTAGCGCCGCCTTGCAACAGGCCGGTCTGCGTGCACCTGTGCTCTGCGCGTCTGGACTGTCGGCCGTCACCGTGTCGATGGCTATTGCTGCCGGTGCTTCCGGTGTGGGTGTGGGGTCGGCGGTGAATCGCCTCAGCGATGAGTTGGCGATGGTGGCTGTGGTGCGCAGTCTGCGTGAGGCTCTCACTGCGAGCCCGGCCACAAGTCGCGTGTGA
- a CDS encoding aspartate kinase yields MALLVQKFGGTSVGSVERIQAVAQRIAACKEDGNDLVIVVSAMGHTTDELTAKARAINSNPPQREMDMLLATGEQVSIALLSMALHALGVPAVSMTGSQVGIVTESAHGRARILDVRTDRLRSRLAEGQVVVVAGFQGTSLSSGGTAEITTLGRGGSDTSAVALAAALGADACEIYTDVPGVLTTDPRKVVDAQLMPEVSCDEMLELASLGAAVLHPRAVEIARNYGVTMVVRSSWSDDAGTTLTSRSAQPIGREGLELGRPVDGAELVEEQAVLALSHVPDQPGVAAQLFESLSKGGVNVDLIIQSTHENNSNDITFTVAESELDKARCICNAQLQTLGGDLVAEAGMSKLSISGAGIMGRPGIAAGLFQTLSRVGINLRLIATSEVKVSCVIEASAGAKALQATQEAFELDSALISLNPLPSGEGEPEVRGVALDRDQAQVSVRHVPNKPGTAGALCHALADAGISLDGIVQSERQHADGSRDISFTLKRDDRAAADRALRGLLAQWPGALLEDGPAIARVSAVGAGMPATAGTAGRMFRYLADAGLNIEMIATSEIRTSCVVAESDGIAALRAVHTGFQLGGSTHHEAQGTESPLEK; encoded by the coding sequence ATGGCTCTGCTGGTGCAGAAATTTGGCGGCACCTCCGTTGGCAGCGTTGAGCGCATTCAGGCCGTTGCCCAGCGCATCGCCGCCTGCAAGGAAGACGGCAATGACCTCGTGATCGTGGTGTCGGCCATGGGCCACACCACCGATGAACTCACCGCCAAAGCTCGTGCCATCAACAGCAACCCGCCCCAGCGGGAGATGGACATGCTGCTGGCCACTGGCGAACAGGTGTCCATCGCCCTGCTGTCGATGGCTCTGCACGCCCTAGGCGTGCCAGCGGTCTCGATGACCGGCTCCCAGGTCGGCATCGTCACCGAGTCAGCCCATGGCCGGGCCCGCATCCTCGATGTACGCACCGACCGTCTGCGCAGCCGCCTGGCCGAAGGGCAGGTGGTGGTGGTGGCCGGCTTTCAGGGCACCAGCCTGAGCAGTGGCGGCACCGCCGAGATCACCACCCTGGGCCGCGGTGGCTCAGACACCTCGGCGGTAGCCCTGGCGGCAGCCCTCGGCGCCGACGCCTGTGAGATCTACACCGATGTACCCGGAGTCCTCACCACCGACCCGCGCAAGGTGGTGGATGCTCAGCTCATGCCGGAGGTGAGCTGCGATGAAATGCTCGAGCTGGCCAGCCTCGGGGCTGCCGTCCTCCATCCCCGCGCCGTGGAGATCGCCCGAAACTATGGCGTCACCATGGTGGTGCGCTCCAGCTGGAGCGATGACGCCGGAACCACCCTGACCAGCCGCAGCGCCCAGCCCATTGGACGCGAGGGACTGGAACTGGGGCGGCCGGTGGATGGAGCCGAATTGGTAGAAGAGCAAGCGGTGCTGGCTCTTTCTCATGTGCCGGATCAACCCGGCGTGGCCGCCCAACTCTTCGAAAGCCTCTCCAAAGGCGGGGTGAATGTGGACCTGATCATCCAGTCCACCCACGAGAACAACAGCAACGACATCACTTTCACCGTGGCCGAATCCGAACTGGATAAGGCCCGCTGCATCTGCAACGCCCAGCTCCAAACCCTGGGCGGTGATCTCGTTGCAGAAGCCGGCATGAGCAAACTCAGCATCAGCGGCGCGGGGATCATGGGTCGGCCCGGCATCGCCGCCGGCCTGTTCCAGACCTTGTCACGGGTCGGCATCAATCTGCGTTTAATCGCCACCAGCGAAGTGAAGGTGAGCTGCGTGATCGAGGCATCCGCCGGTGCTAAGGCCCTGCAAGCCACCCAGGAAGCGTTCGAACTCGACAGCGCTCTGATCAGCCTTAATCCCCTGCCCAGCGGCGAGGGCGAACCGGAAGTGCGTGGTGTGGCCTTGGACAGGGATCAGGCCCAGGTGAGCGTGCGACACGTGCCTAACAAACCCGGCACCGCCGGTGCTCTCTGCCATGCCTTGGCGGACGCAGGCATCAGCCTCGATGGCATCGTGCAGTCGGAGCGACAGCACGCCGATGGCAGCCGCGACATCAGCTTCACGCTCAAGCGTGACGACCGCGCAGCCGCCGATCGCGCCCTGAGAGGCCTGCTGGCCCAATGGCCCGGAGCACTGCTGGAGGATGGTCCCGCCATTGCCCGCGTCAGCGCCGTGGGTGCGGGGATGCCGGCAACGGCCGGCACCGCTGGACGCATGTTCCGCTATCTGGCGGACGCGGGGCTGAACATTGAGATGATCGCCACCAGCGAAATTCGCACCAGTTGCGTTGTGGCTGAGTCCGACGGCATTGCCGCCCTTCGGGCTGTCCATACCGGATTCCAGCTGGGTGGATCAACCCACCACGAAGCCCAGGGAACGGAATCACCTCTGGAGAAATAA